From a region of the Branchiostoma floridae strain S238N-H82 chromosome 13, Bfl_VNyyK, whole genome shotgun sequence genome:
- the LOC118429570 gene encoding uncharacterized protein LOC118429570: MAAGKVAGPELDIHRLYMAQKNKMDYYMTARQKATDSLQTGGGATTVWNQHVLRNVPTKRAALQQGINRLNSSTFGRLRPSPLGGTRARPLGTSRSMSAMSRGRRFHQLQDFLLGEDFFQDDDDLALTCMKLHEVVVVGTASKMSYRETKPEEKLQQQQNVVSTTSVYPVQLPAIEGQKSLIEPMAQESVVATKRTSKTGKHLRNKLARRQAPKTSSRAWEQPRPKSCNETESSDLDLDSNATPHECQPQTIEGITDPRPKSVSGLKPVKGVHSPNQQCTDDASTELLTASKSHSLRSTNRITPPVLKLSPLTYFEVDRNNLCISDTLTTTTQSSPRPLSLPNRARRASEPAISVVAPPEKRTDSPPRKSIIRSKSTDGTSCDSSSESEGGRPETKRCARTVRFMGMEVKIYAPDAPVIEISHKG; the protein is encoded by the coding sequence ATGGCGGCGGGAAAAGTTGCAGGACCAGAACTAGACATTCACCGGCTGTATATGGCACAGAAGAACAAAATGGATTACTATATGACGGCAAGGCAAAAAGCTACGGACTCTTTGCAAACGGGTGGAGGGGCTACAACCGTTTGGAACCAGCACGTCCTACGAAACGTACCGACGAAACGAGCCGCTCTACAACAGGGGATCAATCGGCTGAACTCGTCTACATTCGGGCGGCTTCGGCCGAGTCCGTTGGGTGGTACGAGAGCTCGCCCCCTCGGCACATCTCGGAGCATGTCAGCCATGTCTCGAGGGAGAAGATTTCACCAACTTCAAGATTTCCTTCTTGGAGAAGACTTCTTCCAAGACGACGACGACTTGGCGCTGACTTGTATGAAACTTCACGAAGTTGTGGTGGTCGGAACTGCGTCGAAAATGAGTTACAGGGAAACAAAACCTGAGGAAAAgttacaacaacagcaaaacgtcGTGTCGACTACGTCGGTTTACCCCGTACAGTTACCGGCTATAGAGGGGCAGAAGTCCCTGATTGAACCAATGGCACAAGAGTCGGTGGTTGCAACGAAACGTACTAGCAAGACTGGAAAACACCTCAGAAATAAACTTGCGCGCAGGCAAGCGCCAAAAACTTCTTCTCGTGCTTGGGAGCAACCGAGGCCTAAATCGTGCAACGAGACTGAGTCCTCTGATTTAGACTTAGACTCGAACGCCACACCACACGAATGCCAACCGCAAACGATTGAAGGAATAACAGACCCCCGGCCTAAAAGTGTTTCAGGACTTAAACCGGTAAAAGGAGTCCACTCCCCTAACCAGCAATGTACAGACGACGCTTCTACGGAACTTCTCACCGCTAGCAAGTCCCACTCCCTACGGAGTACAAATCGCATCACACCGCCCGTGTTAAAACTCAGTCCGCTGACATACTTCGAAGTGGACCGTAACAATCTCTGTATATCCGATACTCTTACTACCACTACGCAGAGCTCACCGCGGCCACTGTCACTACCTAACCGGGCGAGGAGGGCATCAGAGCCGGCAATATCGGTCGTGGCTCCGCCGGAGAAGAGAACGGATTCCCCGCCGAGAAAGTCCATCATACGGTCGAAGAGTACAGACGGGACGTCCTGTGACAGTTCTTCGGAGAGCGAAGGGGGTAGGCCCGAGACCAAGAGGTGCGCTAGGACGGTTAGGTTCATGGGGATGGAAGTGAAGATATATGCACCCGACGCACCCGTTATTGAAATTAGTCATAAGGGGTAG
- the LOC118429596 gene encoding 60S ribosomal protein L38, whose product MLPAIFRLPLEDWSLKNMPKQIHEIKDFLLTARRKDAKSVKIKKNKDNVKFKVRCSRYLYTLVITDKEKADKLKQSLPPGLAVKELK is encoded by the exons AT GTTGCCAGCTATATTTCGTCTTCCTCTTGAAGACTGGTCACTCAAAAACATG CCTAAACAGATCCATGAGATCAAGGACTTCCTCCTCACAGCCAGGAGAAAAGATGCCAAGT CCGTCAAGATCAAGAAGAACAAGGACAATGTGAAGTTCAAGGTTCGGTGCAGCCGGTACCTGTACACCCTGGTCATCACGGACAAGGAAAAGGCCGACAAACTCAAGCAGTCCCTGCCACCAG GTCTGGCTGTCAAGGAGTTGAAGTGA